In the genome of Brachypodium distachyon strain Bd21 chromosome 3, Brachypodium_distachyon_v3.0, whole genome shotgun sequence, the window cccGACGCCGGCTgatctcctcgtcgtcctcgtcgtccctGCGGCGGGAGCAGAGGAGCACGGCCAGCGCCACGGCGATGAGCGACATCACCACCGCGAACCCGATGAACAGAtacggcgtcggcgtcgaccAGAAcgccggcggctgctgcaCCGCCTGCTgcacgccgccgctcccggtCACGTAGGACCCCGGGTTCATcgacgacaacgacgacgacgagccgcTTGTTGAcatggctgctactgctgccgCGTTCCTCATTTGTGTTCGAGGAACAAGAGATTGATTAATGGAGAGATGTgctttgtgtttgtgtgtgatCCGCGAGAGGCTGCTCTGGATGGATATGGAGTGGGGGAGGGAGGCGCGGTGTGGATTTATACGCGCGGAGAGGGGAGATGCAGGAATGGAAAAGGAAGAGTTAGTGGGACACACTGTGGCTGATGTCCTGATGAGCTGTGTGTGCCCCCAGGTTTGTGCTCGCTGCCCACCAGAAACCAACTTGTGCCCACAGAGGAATTTCGTATATTTGGCAGCCATGGGGCCTGCCTAGGGGCACAGGGTGCCTGTGTTTTTTGCTTGCCTTTTGTAGAGTGGGTAAGGGCGGGCTGATCCCGTAACTCGCCAAAGTTGCAAACTGATCAGATGATGCGATCGAGGACGATATTGTTAATGTTGTGCACATGCATGGAAAGGCCGGGTTAATTTGCTGCCGTACGTGAGAGATTACAAGAGCTCGATCGCACCGATCGAGTTGCCAAAGTTTGTGTTGTGTGCATTTTCCACTCTAAATTGAGAACTCGATCGTACACATGCATCTTTTCTCACTCCTTCAAAATTGAAAAGCGGCGCCCGTTGCtcgaatgttttttttcttcttttgtccAATATATTGAAGTAGTATTGTACATTATCTATGAAGACCATTCTGGCTTCACGAGGATATGTTCGGAGCATGTATA includes:
- the LOC100844080 gene encoding uncharacterized protein LOC100844080 encodes the protein MRNAAAVAAMSTSGSSSSLSSMNPGSYVTGSGGVQQAVQQPPAFWSTPTPYLFIGFAVVMSLIAVALAVLLCSRRRDDEDDEEISRRREEAEADRVPAGMMSVRVLAPLDREPRLVVVMAPGHDAPSFLASAAPLAAYAAAAASKAVPSTPPRTCQCYAKEDAKDGAVDAV